A stretch of Meiothermus sp. QL-1 DNA encodes these proteins:
- a CDS encoding YbaB/EbfC family nucleoid-associated protein, protein MNLQKIMKEAQKAQRKAAEVQERLGQMTVVGSAGGGLVEATANGHGQILGVKLKPEAVGQGDLEALEDLILAAVQDAQKKAHELSEKEMSRELGGIGSLLGKML, encoded by the coding sequence ATGAACCTGCAAAAAATCATGAAGGAGGCGCAGAAGGCCCAGCGCAAGGCGGCCGAGGTGCAGGAGCGGCTCGGCCAGATGACCGTGGTGGGCAGCGCAGGGGGTGGGCTGGTCGAGGCCACGGCCAACGGCCACGGCCAGATCCTGGGGGTCAAGCTGAAGCCCGAGGCGGTGGGCCAGGGGGACCTCGAGGCGCTGGAAGACCTGATTCTGGCAGCCGTTCAGGACGCACAGAAGAAAGCCCACGAGCTTTCGGAGAAGGAGATGAGCCGCGAGCTGGGGGGCATTGGCAGCCTGTTGGGGAAGATGCTTTGA
- a CDS encoding TetR family transcriptional regulator → MRRTWITSVFVLLSSLSMAQGVRSLGMGGLVLPGPGAAYLNPAYAAYPAGTYGSDTGFQLPIGLLGILLRQDSNPIPILRNPQSLSDPNNPFDFLSFYDQLSHLDSFLFNPASSTAFTNPNTGYPEIQISIAAGRVQVTDYQGRPLNLDLGFGTPRGLASSKALTPAPLLRLPLVQEGGLFVELGYYAGGFGLSLNPNSALRQALAGDPLQPNTEYSVVLNGSAQTGLSLGFGYATRLPGVPLPQGGQVQLYVGGRGEGFYGLAYAESDLSVGVRTDAQGQIDPNQPPIYRGSLFYAHPGGGSGFGLRADLGVVAEVQGVTVGLGVRNALGYARWSGTELRFSGNANFTSSPAERSSFGFVPAFFLNAATKLDLETGSLIVGGDLGYDTALYGHLGGEYSLGPGRFRAGLGFDNGLRLGLGAGLVGPGFSVDAALTTHRAPIVGHTVYGLALSLGFNF, encoded by the coding sequence ATGCGCAGGACGTGGATCACCAGCGTTTTCGTTTTGCTAAGCAGTCTCTCGATGGCCCAAGGCGTGCGCAGCCTGGGCATGGGAGGTCTGGTGCTACCTGGCCCAGGGGCCGCCTATCTCAACCCCGCCTATGCCGCTTACCCAGCGGGCACCTATGGCTCGGACACGGGGTTTCAGCTCCCTATAGGCTTGCTGGGGATTCTGCTAAGGCAGGATAGCAACCCCATCCCCATCCTTCGCAACCCCCAAAGCCTCTCCGACCCCAACAACCCCTTCGACTTCCTGAGCTTCTACGACCAGCTTAGCCATCTCGACAGCTTCCTCTTCAACCCTGCCTCCTCCACAGCCTTCACCAACCCCAACACCGGCTACCCCGAGATCCAGATCAGCATAGCGGCCGGGCGCGTCCAGGTGACCGACTATCAGGGCCGGCCGCTCAACCTGGACCTGGGGTTTGGCACCCCCCGGGGGCTGGCTTCGAGCAAGGCCCTCACCCCTGCTCCCCTCCTTCGCCTGCCGCTGGTGCAGGAGGGGGGGCTTTTCGTGGAGCTGGGCTACTATGCAGGGGGCTTCGGCCTGAGCCTGAACCCCAACAGCGCCCTGCGCCAGGCCCTGGCTGGCGACCCGCTCCAGCCCAACACCGAGTACAGCGTGGTGCTGAACGGCAGCGCCCAAACTGGGCTAAGCCTGGGCTTCGGCTACGCCACCCGTCTGCCCGGGGTGCCCCTGCCCCAGGGGGGCCAGGTGCAGCTTTACGTGGGCGGCCGGGGCGAGGGGTTTTACGGTCTTGCCTACGCCGAAAGCGACCTGAGCGTGGGGGTGCGGACCGATGCCCAGGGCCAGATCGACCCCAACCAGCCCCCCATCTACCGCGGCAGCCTCTTCTACGCCCACCCTGGGGGCGGGAGCGGCTTTGGGCTGCGGGCCGACCTAGGGGTGGTGGCCGAGGTGCAGGGGGTGACGGTGGGCCTGGGCGTGCGCAACGCCCTGGGATACGCCCGCTGGAGCGGAACCGAGCTGCGCTTTAGCGGCAACGCCAACTTCACCTCGAGCCCAGCAGAACGAAGCAGCTTCGGGTTCGTACCCGCCTTTTTCCTCAACGCCGCCACCAAGCTGGACCTGGAGACGGGCAGCCTTATCGTGGGGGGCGACCTAGGCTACGACACCGCCCTATACGGCCACCTGGGTGGAGAGTATAGCCTGGGTCCGGGCCGCTTCCGCGCCGGGCTTGGCTTCGACAATGGCCTGCGCTTGGGCCTGGGCGCAGGCCTCGTGGGCCCGGGCTTCAGCGTGGATGCTGCCCTCACCACCCATCGGGCCCCCATCGTGGGCCACACCGTCTATGGCCTTGCTTTGAGCCTGGGCTTTAACTTCTAA
- the recR gene encoding recombination mediator RecR — protein MRYPEKLLRLVRALATLPGIGPKTAQKLGLYLVQHPEARLALQGSLEAAEVLRPCPLCGNLAEEALCPVCADAERDRGVICVVESVADLMAIERSGEYSGLYHVLGGALNPLEGVGPEQLFLEKLFERLEGVREVILATGMTVEGEATAAYLAERLAAHGVRSTRLAYGLPVGGSLEYADEVTLARALENRRGYG, from the coding sequence ATGCGCTACCCGGAAAAGCTCCTCAGGCTGGTGCGGGCCCTGGCGACCTTGCCGGGCATCGGTCCCAAGACGGCCCAGAAGCTGGGGCTTTATCTGGTTCAGCACCCCGAGGCGCGCCTGGCCCTTCAGGGCAGCCTGGAGGCGGCCGAGGTCCTTCGCCCCTGTCCGCTATGTGGCAACCTGGCCGAGGAGGCCCTTTGCCCTGTTTGCGCCGATGCCGAGCGGGACCGGGGGGTGATTTGCGTGGTGGAGAGCGTTGCCGACCTGATGGCCATCGAGCGCAGCGGGGAGTACAGCGGCCTTTACCACGTCCTCGGGGGGGCGCTCAACCCCCTGGAAGGGGTGGGCCCGGAGCAGCTTTTTTTGGAAAAGCTCTTTGAGCGGTTGGAAGGGGTGCGGGAGGTAATCCTGGCCACCGGGATGACCGTGGAGGGCGAGGCCACCGCGGCCTACCTGGCCGAGCGGCTGGCCGCCCATGGGGTGCGCTCCACCCGGCTGGCCTACGGGTTGCCGGTGGGGGGCAGCCTGGAGTACGCCGACGAGGTGACCCTGGCCCGGGCTCTGGAAAACCGGCGGGGCTACGGCTGA
- the ruvC gene encoding crossover junction endodeoxyribonuclease RuvC, with amino-acid sequence MVVLGVDPGITNLGLGVVEQVGKRAQMLHAEVVQTRPDEPPPQRVGRLYQRVYQVAATYRPSAIAVEEQFFYRQNELAYKVGWAMGVVLLVADQMGIPVYGYGPPQVKQALVGTGRAEKAQVAYMVRVLLGLKTLPQPSHLADALAIALAHCFHHSGANKPLS; translated from the coding sequence ATGGTTGTACTCGGCGTCGACCCCGGCATTACCAACCTGGGGCTGGGGGTCGTGGAGCAGGTGGGGAAGAGGGCCCAGATGCTCCACGCCGAGGTGGTGCAGACCCGACCCGATGAACCCCCCCCTCAGCGGGTGGGGCGGCTTTACCAGAGGGTCTACCAGGTAGCCGCCACCTACCGGCCCAGCGCCATCGCAGTGGAAGAGCAGTTCTTCTACCGGCAAAACGAGCTGGCCTACAAGGTGGGCTGGGCCATGGGGGTGGTCTTGCTGGTGGCCGACCAGATGGGCATCCCCGTATACGGCTACGGCCCGCCCCAGGTCAAGCAGGCCCTGGTGGGCACCGGCCGGGCCGAAAAGGCGCAGGTGGCCTATATGGTGCGGGTCCTCCTGGGCCTCAAGACCCTGCCCCAGCCCTCCCACCTGGCCGACGCGCTGGCCATCGCCTTGGCGCACTGCTTCCATCACTCTGGGGCAAATAAACCGCTGAGCTAA
- the clpA gene encoding ATP-dependent Clp protease ATP-binding subunit ClpA: METPLTPSLEKSIRRALELALSNEHEYAGLEHLLLALLDDPDAKRVLLSVGVDLAHLRMMLEESLRQFERIPGARPEPTTAFQRVIQRAVLQMRSAGRDQANGANVLVALMDERQSAACALLEEMGVSRLDLTAAIARGALPRGTREPAPPVQVGEEEAQVAQNPLEAYCTNLTERARQGQLDPLIGREAELVRILTILSRRQKNNPLLVGDPGVGKTAIVEGLAQLIVAGGSPRLPLPERLQGAEVFALDMGSLLAGTRYRGDFEERVKAVMKALEEHPNAILFIDEIHTIVGAGSTTGSVVDASNLLKPALTGRLRCIGATTFAEYKHFEKDRAIARRFQKIDILEPSPAEAVKILEGLRPRLEAHHRLTYTRAALERAVELSARHLTDRRLPDSALDVLDEAGAAQALLPPARRKSRIGAAEVEATVARMARIPPKNLSRSDETVLANLEKELKAVVFGQDRAVEEVASAIKLARAGLRDPQKPIGCYLFAGPTGVGKTELARQLAASLGVPLLRFDMSEYMEKHSVSRLIGAPPGYVGFDQGGLLTDAVLQNPHAVLLLDEIEKAHPDLFAILLQVMDYGRLTDHNGRSVDFRSVVLIMTTNAGAAEASERRVGFMGGTREEASEEALRRTFTPEFRNRLDAIVRFNPLSPAIMTQIVHKFLRQLEAQLKERRVRLEATPEAVAWLAEKGYDPLMGARPLARLIQETLKKPLADLLLFGPLKQGGTLRVVRQGEGVGLEVVQP, encoded by the coding sequence ATGGAGACGCCCCTCACCCCAAGCCTGGAAAAGTCCATTCGGCGGGCGCTGGAGCTGGCCCTTTCAAACGAGCACGAATACGCAGGGCTGGAACACCTGCTTTTGGCCCTGCTGGATGACCCCGATGCCAAGCGGGTTCTCCTGAGCGTGGGGGTGGACCTCGCCCACCTGCGGATGATGCTGGAGGAGTCGCTGCGCCAGTTCGAGCGCATCCCCGGGGCCCGGCCCGAACCCACCACCGCCTTCCAGCGGGTCATCCAGCGGGCGGTGCTGCAGATGCGCTCGGCCGGACGCGACCAGGCCAACGGGGCCAACGTGCTGGTGGCCCTGATGGACGAGCGGCAATCGGCCGCCTGCGCCCTGCTGGAGGAGATGGGCGTGAGCCGGCTCGACCTGACCGCGGCCATCGCCCGAGGAGCCCTGCCCCGGGGCACCCGGGAGCCCGCCCCGCCGGTGCAGGTGGGTGAGGAGGAAGCGCAGGTGGCGCAGAACCCCCTCGAGGCCTACTGCACCAACCTGACCGAACGGGCCCGCCAGGGGCAGCTCGACCCCCTAATTGGGCGCGAGGCCGAGCTGGTGCGCATCCTCACCATTCTTTCTCGCCGCCAGAAAAACAACCCCCTCCTGGTGGGCGACCCCGGGGTGGGCAAGACCGCCATCGTGGAGGGGCTGGCCCAGCTCATCGTAGCTGGGGGTAGCCCCAGGCTGCCCCTGCCCGAGCGGCTCCAGGGGGCCGAGGTCTTCGCCTTGGACATGGGCAGCCTGCTGGCCGGCACCCGCTACCGGGGGGACTTTGAGGAACGGGTCAAGGCGGTGATGAAGGCCCTGGAGGAGCACCCCAACGCCATCCTCTTCATCGACGAGATTCACACCATCGTGGGGGCCGGGTCCACCACCGGCTCGGTGGTGGACGCCAGCAACCTGCTAAAACCTGCCCTCACCGGAAGGCTTCGCTGCATCGGGGCCACCACTTTTGCTGAGTACAAGCACTTTGAAAAAGACCGGGCCATCGCCCGCCGCTTCCAGAAGATCGACATCCTAGAGCCCTCCCCTGCCGAGGCGGTGAAGATTCTAGAAGGCCTTCGGCCCCGGCTCGAGGCCCATCACCGCCTCACCTACACCCGCGCTGCGCTCGAGCGGGCGGTGGAGCTCTCGGCCCGTCACCTCACCGACCGCCGGCTGCCCGACTCGGCCCTGGACGTGCTGGACGAGGCCGGGGCAGCCCAGGCCCTTCTGCCCCCCGCTAGGCGCAAAAGCCGCATCGGCGCGGCCGAGGTGGAGGCCACCGTGGCCCGCATGGCCCGCATCCCCCCCAAAAACCTGAGCCGCAGCGACGAGACGGTGCTGGCCAACCTGGAAAAGGAACTCAAGGCGGTTGTATTCGGGCAAGACCGGGCAGTAGAGGAGGTAGCGAGCGCCATCAAGCTGGCCCGGGCCGGTCTGCGCGACCCCCAGAAGCCCATCGGCTGCTACCTGTTCGCCGGGCCCACCGGGGTGGGCAAGACCGAGCTGGCCCGGCAGCTCGCGGCCTCGCTGGGGGTGCCCCTGCTGCGCTTCGACATGTCGGAGTACATGGAGAAGCACTCGGTCTCGCGGCTCATCGGGGCCCCGCCGGGCTATGTGGGCTTTGACCAAGGTGGCCTGCTCACCGATGCGGTGCTGCAAAACCCCCATGCGGTGCTGCTGCTAGACGAGATAGAAAAGGCCCACCCCGACCTCTTCGCCATTCTGCTCCAGGTGATGGACTACGGGCGGCTCACCGACCACAACGGCCGGAGCGTGGACTTCCGCAGCGTGGTGCTCATCATGACCACCAACGCCGGGGCCGCCGAGGCCAGCGAACGGCGGGTGGGCTTTATGGGCGGTACCCGCGAGGAGGCCAGCGAAGAGGCCCTGCGGCGCACCTTCACCCCCGAGTTCCGCAACCGCCTGGACGCCATCGTGCGCTTCAACCCTCTATCCCCAGCAATCATGACCCAGATTGTGCACAAGTTCCTGCGCCAGCTCGAGGCCCAGCTCAAAGAGCGCAGGGTCCGCCTCGAGGCCACCCCCGAGGCGGTGGCCTGGCTGGCCGAGAAGGGCTACGACCCCCTGATGGGGGCCCGCCCGCTGGCCCGGCTCATCCAGGAAACCCTCAAGAAACCGCTGGCCGACCTGCTCCTCTTCGGCCCCCTCAAGCAGGGCGGAACCCTGCGGGTGGTGCGCCAGGGGGAGGGGGTGGGGCTCGAGGTGGTTCAGCCGTAG
- the clpS gene encoding ATP-dependent Clp protease adapter ClpS produces the protein MEAGVKTRKASKTAPRTPPMYKVLLLNDDYTPMDFVVEVLMRYFRKSEPEAVRIMLQVHHAGVGVAGVYPFEIAETKVQQVVQAARREGHPLQCTLEPE, from the coding sequence GTGGAAGCAGGCGTCAAGACCCGCAAGGCGTCCAAAACAGCGCCCCGCACCCCCCCTATGTACAAGGTGCTACTTTTGAACGACGACTACACCCCCATGGATTTCGTGGTGGAGGTGCTGATGCGCTACTTCCGCAAAAGCGAGCCAGAAGCGGTCCGCATCATGCTCCAGGTGCACCACGCCGGGGTGGGGGTAGCCGGGGTGTACCCTTTTGAGATTGCCGAGACCAAAGTCCAGCAGGTAGTGCAGGCCGCAAGGCGCGAGGGGCACCCTTTGCAGTGCACCCTCGAGCCCGAATGA